The Ramlibacter pinisoli genome segment GCGCGCCTTGGGCATGAAGCTGCGACCCAGGGCGTTGAGCTCGACCTTGCGGGTGGTGCGCTCGAACAGCCGGAAGCCGAGCGCGCCCTCCAGCTTCTCGACCCGGCGCGACAGGGCCGGCTGCGACAGGTGCAGGGCCGTGGCCGCGGCCCGGAAGCTGCCCCGGTCGGCGACGGCGACGAAGGCGCACAGGTCGTCCAGATCGAAATTCATGCGTATGCCGTATCAATTGCCAGAATCTTTGCAATTTACAGGGGCAACGCCAGCCTGGATCATCGGCGCCCAGGAGACACCACCATGCAGTTCACCGTGCGCCGCCTGCTGGCCGCGCTGGCGGCCACGGCCGCCCTGGGCGCCATCGCCCCCCTCGCGTCGGCACAGCCGGCGTTCCCGAACCGTCCGCTCACGCTGGTGGTGCCGTTCGCCCCCGGCGGCGGCACCGACAGCATCGCGCGCGACCTGGCCAAGACCCTGTCGGAGCGGCTCGGCCAGCCGGTCGTGGTCGACAACCGCGGCGGTGCCGGCGGCGCGCTGGGCGCCGACGTGGTCGCCAAGGCCAAGGCCGACGGCCACGTGCTGCTGTTCGCCACCTCGACCTTCGCCACCAACGCGGCCGTCAGCCCCAAGCTGCCCTACGACCCGGTGAAGGACTTCGCCCCGGTGGCCATGATCGGCCGCGGCCCGCTGCTGGTGGTCGCCTCGCGCCAGCTGGGCGCCACCACCCTGGCCCAGCTCGTCGCGGCGGGCAAGGCCCGCCCGGACGGCCTGAACTACTGCTCGGCCGGCGAGGGCAGCATCAACCACCTGGCCGGCGAGATGTTCCGCCAGAAGAGCGGGCTGGCCCTGACGCACGTGCCGTTCAAGGGCAGCGGCCCGGCCACGGTCGAACTGCTGGCCGGCCGCATCGACCTGTTCTTCGCCACCGTGCCGACCATCCTGCCGCACGTGCGCGACAGCAAGCTGCCGGTGCTGGCCGTGACCAGCGCGCGCCGCTCGGCGCTGTTCCCGGACGTGCCGACGATGGCCGAGGCGGGCGTGCCCGGCTTCGACGTCAGCACCTGGTGGGGCATCCTGGCACCGGCCGGCACGCCGCCGGCCGTGGTCGAGACGCTCAACCGCGCCGTCAACGACGCCGCGGCGGCCGACCCCGTCAAGGGGCGGCTGGTCCACGAAGGTGCCGATCCGCTGCGCCTGACGCCGGCGGCGTTCGGCCAGGCGCTGGCCAAGGAGCTGGCCCTGTGGCGTAGCGTCGCCAGCAACCCCGCCATGCAGCTGCGCTGAGCGCGGCCGCCACCGATTCCTTTTTTCCTGTCCCGACGATGCATCTCATGACCCCCTCCCGCCGCCGCTTCCTGCAGGCCGGCGCCACCCTCGCGGCCGCCGGCCCCCTGGCCCGCGCGTTCGCCCAGAACGATTACCCCAGCAGGCCCATCACGGTGGTGGTGCCCTACGCGCCCGGCGGCCAGGGCGACGTGTTCGCGCGCCTGGTCGGCGACCGGCTGGCGCGCGTGCTGGGCCAGCCCATGATCGTGGACAACAAGCCCGGTGCCAGCGGCGCGCTCGGCGCGCGCCTGGTGGCCAAGGCGCGGCCCGACGGCTACACGCTGATGCTGGGCCAGACCGGCGAGATGGCGGTGAACCGCTCGGCCATGAAGACGCCGGGCTACGACAGCCTGGCCGACTTCCGGGCCATCGCCATGGTCGGCAACGCGCCGCTGGTGATGGCCGCGCCCGCCAGCGCGCCGTACAACTCGCTGGAGGAGCTGCTCAAGCTCGCGCGCAGCAAGCCGGGCAGCATCTCCTACGCCTCGTCCGGGACGGCGACGCCGGGTCACCTGGCGGCGGCCGCGCTGGCCATCGGCACCAAAACCGAGATGGTCCACGTGCCCTACAAGGGCGCCGGCCAGGCGATCACCGACCTGATCGGCGGCCAGGTGCAGTTCTTCTTCTCCAGCGCGTCGGCCATCGTCAGCCACATCAAGGGCGGCAAGGTCAAGGCGCTGGCCGTGTCGTCGCCGCGCCGGCTGGCGGCGCTGCCCAACGTGCCGACCGTCGCCGAGGTGGCGGTGCCCGGCTTCGACTTCAGCCTGTGGGGCGGCTACTTCGCGCCGCGCGAGACCCCCGACGCCATCGTCAACCGCCTGAACGCGGAGATCACCAAGGTGCTGGCCGAGCCCGACCTGCGGGCGCGCTTCGAGGCCGAGGGCAGTTCGGTCGACCCGATGCCGGCGGCCCGCGTCGACGCCTTCGTGCGTGCCGAGGCCGACAAGTACGCCCAGCTGGTGAAGCTGACCAGCGCCCACATCGAGTAACCGCCTCCCCTCCCGACCTCCCCCAGACCCTTCCATGAAAATCGTTGTACTTCCCGGCGACGGCATCGGCCCCGAAACCATGGCCGTGACCGTCGATGTCCTGCAGGCGGCATCGAAGCGCTTCGCGCTCGGCCTCGAGCTGGACCACGACATCACCGGCCACGACAGCCTGCGCCGCCACGGCGCCACCGTCACGCCCGCGCTGCTCGCGAAGGTCAGGGCCGCCGACGGCCTGATGCTCGGCCCCACCGCCACCTACGACTTCAAGGACGAGGCGCGCGGCGAGATCAACCCGTCCAAGTTCTTCCGCAAGGAGCTGGACCTGTACGCCAACATCCGCCCGGCGCGCACCTACCCGGGCCTGGCCAACCGGCTGGGCGACTTCGACCTGGTGGTGGTGCGCGAGAACACCGAGGGCTTCTACGCCGACCGCAACATCGCCTCGGGCGGCAGCGAGATGCTGATCACGCCCGACGTGGTGGTCTCGCTGCGCCGCATCACCCGCCTGTGCTGCGAGCGCATCGCCCGCGCCGCCTTCCGGCTGGCCATGACGCGCGACAAGCACGTGACCATCGTCCACAAGGCCAACGTGCTCAAGATCGGCGACGGCATGTTCATCGAGATGTGCCATGCGGTCGGGCGCGAGTTCCCCGAGGTGCGGGTCGACGACTTCATCGTCGACGCCATGATGGCCCACGTGGTGCGCGCGCCGCAGCGCTTCGACGTGATCGTCACCACCAACATGTTCGGCGACATCCTGTCGGACCTCACGGCCGAACTCTCGGGCAGCCTGGGACTGGGCGGCTCGCTCAACGCCGGCGACGACCACGCCATGGGCCAGGCCCAGCATGGCTCGGCGCCCGACATCGCCGGCCAGGACGTGGCCAACCCGTTCTCGCTGGTGCTGTCGGCCGCGCAGCTGCTGGGCTGGCACGGCCAGCGCAAGGGGCTGCCGGCCTTCACGGCCGCGGCGCGGGCGATCGACGATGCCGTGGTGGCCGCCATCGCCGCCGGCGAGGCGACGCGCGACGTGGGCGGCAAGCTGGGGACGGCCGCGACCGGCCGCGCCTTCGTGCAGCGCCTGCTCGCCGCGTGACCGGAGGCCGGCCCATGCTGCCGTCCGGGGCGTGCGACTGCCACACCCATGTGGTCGGCGACCGCGTCGCCTACCCGATGGTGGCCGAGCGCCACTACACGCCCGGGCCGGCGCCGCACGCGGCGCTGCTGGAGCACCTGGAGCGCAATGGGCTGGAGCGCGTCGTCCTCGTCCAGCCCAGCTTCTACGGCACCGACAACCGCTGCCTGCTGGACAGCCTGGAGCGGCTGCAGGGACGCGGTCGCGGCATCGCGGTGGTCGACGCGCAGTGCACGGCCACCGAGCTGGCGGACCTGCACGCGCGCGGCGTGCGCGGGCTGCGCGTCAATGTCGAGAGCGCCGGCATCCGGGCGCCGGACGCCCTGCAGGACAGCCTGCTGCGCTGGGCCGACCGCATCGGTCCGCTGGGCTGGCACCTGCAGGTGTATGCGGCGCCGGCGACCATCGCGGCGCTGGCACCGTTTCTGGCGCGGCTCCCGGTGCCGGTGGTCCTGGACCACTTCGCCATGCTGCCGGCCGCAACGCCGGTCGGCGATCCGGTGGCGCAGGCGCTCCTGCAGCTGCTGCGCTCGGGCAATGCCTGGGTGAAGCTGTCGGCCCCCTACCGCATCACGGCCGGCGACGACGCCGCCGTGGCGGCCTGGGCCGGCGCCTTCCTGGCGGCGGCGCCGCAGCGCGTGCTGTGGGGCAGCGACTGGCCGCACACCGACCGCGAGCCCGGCAAGGCCGCGCACGAGATCAGCCGCTACCGGGAGATCCCGCCGGCGGCGCTGGCCGCCTCGCTGCAGCGCTGGCTGCCGGGCGAGTCCGTGCGCGAGCAGGTGCTGGCGCGCAATCCGGCGGCCCTCTACGGCTTCTGACGCGGGCCCGGCCCGGCACACCACCGTGCGGGCCCGTGACGCTCAGCGGATGAACCGCACCAGCGCCTGCTCGAAATTGCCGGCGTAGGCCGTGCGTCCATCCGGGATGATCACGGCCGCGGCGGAGGCGGCCGCACTGCCGGTCGCGTCGACCAGGAGGGCACCGGCCGCGGCCACGGTGCCGCGCACGGCGGACACCTTGCGCGAGGCATCGAGCAGCGCATACGGCGGCCCCGTGGTGGTGCTGGCGGCCAGCACGACCGTCCCGTCCGCTGCGACACCGACCCCATGCCCGCTGTCGAAGCCCGAACCGCCCCAGGTGGTGGCGTCCAGGCCCCGGCCGTCGGTGCTCACGTGGACCACGAACGCGTCATTGGCGCCATCGGTGAGACTGCCCTGCCCCGCGACATGGATGGAGCCATCGGGCGCCAGCCCGACGCCGCCGGCCGAGGTACCGTTCTTGCCGCCCCACTGGCTGTCGAACAGCAGGGCCCCGTCGGCGCCGAGCCGCACCACCAGCGCGGAGATGCCGACCACCCGCTTGCCGGCCTGGATCGCGCCCGCAAGGATCGGGCCGCCATCGCTGCCCACTGTCATGCCGCCGCGCGCGTCCACCACCTGCCCGGCGGAATAGGTCCGGTCCCAGACCAGGGCCCCGGCGCTGGTGAGCTTGAGGGCCAGCAGGTCGAACTCGGCCAGCCCGCCGGCGCGTGCCCTGCTGCCGGCGGCATAGACCTGCCCGTCGGGCGCGACCGCCACCGCCGACCCGGTCGCACCGTTGGTCGCCTTCTGCCACGTGACGGCGCCGGCCGCGCTGAACTTCACGACGAACATGTTCACGCCGTTGGAGTCGAAGTTGTCCTGGGTGCCCGTGATGTAGGCATTCCCTTGCGTGTCGGTGGCCACGGCTTCGCTCTCCTCCCGCCCGGGCCCGCCCCAGGTGCGCTGCCACAGCAGGCCGCCGGTGGCCGCATCGAACTTCAGCAGCACCGCGTCGCCGCCGTTGGTGTTCGTGATGCCGGAGACGTACACGGAGCCCTGGTCGGCGGTGAGCGCCACCGAGGGCCCGCGCAGTCCGCCCGGCTGCGTCTCGCCCTCCCACAGCCTCTGCCAGACGACGGCGCCGCTGGCCGAGAACTTCACCAGCGAGATGGCCGGACGCGGAGTGCCGAAGACGTCGAACGTGAAGCTGTCGGACAGGCCGACCATGTAGGAGCTGCCGTCACCGGCAACCGCCACGCCCTGGGCGGTGTCCGAGCCCTGGCCGCCCCAGGTCGTCTGCGACCGGAGCGTCTGGGCATGGGCGGCGCCGCCCAGCAACGCCGCCACGAGAAGCGCGGAACCTGCTTGCCGCGCGGACCGCAGGGCCCGCCCGGCTCCCCCGTGAAGGGCACTTGCAATATCCATGGGGTACCTCCGG includes the following:
- a CDS encoding amidohydrolase family protein, with translation MLPSGACDCHTHVVGDRVAYPMVAERHYTPGPAPHAALLEHLERNGLERVVLVQPSFYGTDNRCLLDSLERLQGRGRGIAVVDAQCTATELADLHARGVRGLRVNVESAGIRAPDALQDSLLRWADRIGPLGWHLQVYAAPATIAALAPFLARLPVPVVLDHFAMLPAATPVGDPVAQALLQLLRSGNAWVKLSAPYRITAGDDAAVAAWAGAFLAAAPQRVLWGSDWPHTDREPGKAAHEISRYREIPPAALAASLQRWLPGESVREQVLARNPAALYGF
- a CDS encoding tripartite tricarboxylate transporter substrate binding protein: MQFTVRRLLAALAATAALGAIAPLASAQPAFPNRPLTLVVPFAPGGGTDSIARDLAKTLSERLGQPVVVDNRGGAGGALGADVVAKAKADGHVLLFATSTFATNAAVSPKLPYDPVKDFAPVAMIGRGPLLVVASRQLGATTLAQLVAAGKARPDGLNYCSAGEGSINHLAGEMFRQKSGLALTHVPFKGSGPATVELLAGRIDLFFATVPTILPHVRDSKLPVLAVTSARRSALFPDVPTMAEAGVPGFDVSTWWGILAPAGTPPAVVETLNRAVNDAAAADPVKGRLVHEGADPLRLTPAAFGQALAKELALWRSVASNPAMQLR
- a CDS encoding Bug family tripartite tricarboxylate transporter substrate binding protein yields the protein MTPSRRRFLQAGATLAAAGPLARAFAQNDYPSRPITVVVPYAPGGQGDVFARLVGDRLARVLGQPMIVDNKPGASGALGARLVAKARPDGYTLMLGQTGEMAVNRSAMKTPGYDSLADFRAIAMVGNAPLVMAAPASAPYNSLEELLKLARSKPGSISYASSGTATPGHLAAAALAIGTKTEMVHVPYKGAGQAITDLIGGQVQFFFSSASAIVSHIKGGKVKALAVSSPRRLAALPNVPTVAEVAVPGFDFSLWGGYFAPRETPDAIVNRLNAEITKVLAEPDLRARFEAEGSSVDPMPAARVDAFVRAEADKYAQLVKLTSAHIE
- a CDS encoding isocitrate/isopropylmalate dehydrogenase family protein — its product is MKIVVLPGDGIGPETMAVTVDVLQAASKRFALGLELDHDITGHDSLRRHGATVTPALLAKVRAADGLMLGPTATYDFKDEARGEINPSKFFRKELDLYANIRPARTYPGLANRLGDFDLVVVRENTEGFYADRNIASGGSEMLITPDVVVSLRRITRLCCERIARAAFRLAMTRDKHVTIVHKANVLKIGDGMFIEMCHAVGREFPEVRVDDFIVDAMMAHVVRAPQRFDVIVTTNMFGDILSDLTAELSGSLGLGGSLNAGDDHAMGQAQHGSAPDIAGQDVANPFSLVLSAAQLLGWHGQRKGLPAFTAAARAIDDAVVAAIAAGEATRDVGGKLGTAATGRAFVQRLLAA